In Methanobacterium bryantii, the following proteins share a genomic window:
- a CDS encoding YchF/TatD family DNA exonuclease, with protein sequence MIDVHCHVDFKDFNKNREEVMARAKKKLSAIVDSGATLGGNRRALKLVGDYKGFAHAALGFHPVNATKADLDIIEKAVKEIHENIDKAVAIGETGLDFHEVKDTESRNRQIKVFKTFIDLANEYEMPIILHARDAELKAFEIIKKYSKDIDIIFHCYGGDIETAHKIVDESYYISFSTIIAYSDYHEELVEEIPIQNILTETDSPYLSPFKGQKNEPSFVEEAVKKIADVKSLPVFKVDQKTERNARKVFDI encoded by the coding sequence ATGATCGATGTACATTGTCATGTTGATTTTAAAGATTTTAACAAAAACAGGGAAGAGGTAATGGCACGGGCAAAGAAAAAATTATCTGCCATTGTTGATTCTGGAGCTACATTAGGTGGAAATAGAAGAGCTTTAAAGCTCGTAGGAGATTATAAAGGTTTTGCACATGCTGCACTTGGATTTCACCCGGTTAATGCGACAAAAGCAGATCTTGATATAATCGAGAAAGCAGTTAAAGAAATACATGAAAATATAGATAAAGCGGTCGCAATTGGAGAAACTGGCCTTGATTTTCATGAAGTAAAAGATACTGAATCAAGAAACAGGCAGATAAAAGTCTTCAAAACATTCATCGACCTTGCAAATGAATATGAAATGCCCATCATACTTCATGCAAGAGATGCTGAATTAAAAGCTTTTGAAATAATAAAAAAATATTCAAAGGATATCGATATTATATTCCACTGTTATGGTGGGGATATTGAAACAGCGCATAAAATAGTAGATGAAAGCTATTATATTTCATTTTCAACCATAATTGCTTATTCTGACTATCATGAAGAGCTTGTAGAAGAAATACCAATTCAGAATATACTAACTGAAACTGACAGCCCTTATCTTTCACCTTTCAAAGGACAGAAAAATGAGCCTTCATTTGTAGAAGAAGCAGTTAAAAAGATTGCTGATGTAAAATCTTTACCAGTATTTAAGGTGGATCAAAAAACAGAACGGAATGCAAGGAAAGTTTTTGATATCTAA